The Gasterosteus aculeatus chromosome 8, fGasAcu3.hap1.1, whole genome shotgun sequence genome has a window encoding:
- the zfr2 gene encoding zinc finger RNA-binding protein isoform X4 — protein MAASNYFGFTHAAGPQYSAQPPPAYSHPSTASYSVQQAPAVAHAVTASYTAAPVQAARPVVTAPYPTYQSHQAPPDYAYRQPDPPAPPQPTTTPQTYQVYPETQDSYSYGRPAAVTTYDNKQYYQTSIAPAQRTHTDNYYQTGVKSAYSPAPSTVYSQPPPPQRQVTALKPLAPSVSTSYNIYPVSTSVQQPPTPISSYTLGSSFGSAVAATTYSGISYSSYDSTGYTSTPTPSYYQPAQQTLTQPQPPPPPQQQLQQTQPPIQPPPKQLTSSSWSNSGSNMVTAPTVNAYKKPLFHQSKLQRPKGPPKQPQLHYCDICKISCAGPQTYREHLEGQKHKKKEAALKSGGQSGANNGPRGVQTQLRCELCDVACTGVDAYAAHIRGAKHQKVVKLHTKLGKPIPSTEPVLVNSAPVVTTSTAGKPTVSTSTPASASTTSTPIVTHKQVAVNVTAKTAPVKKPAPSKITVVSHKPVSAPAAAVVAAAPKAEEPIQHPVQRMDPQSDDEDCDRAGGQGDIQPVGHDYVEEVRNDDGKVIRFHCKLCECSFNDPNAKDMHLKGRRHRLQYKKKVNPELPVEIKPSNRARKLQESKLKKQKQKAVLKRQRDDEQRWHMEMRSDSWPKRYEEDMYWRRMEEEQMYWGEQRRRMAPPPLMSRPGMPVPPLLTCVRRPDSPDDRHIMAKHSTIYPVEEELQAVQRIVSHSERALKLVSDFLLEKETPAVETAADEGEDEKSAESSGRLLKGVMRVGILAKGLLLRGDRNVELILLTAKKPTISLLKNIAKHLPKELETFSEDQYEVQAHPEEANIVIFSSKEPKMQVTISLTSPLMREDPATEKDKQAGGKTAEKGVAEKDPTDLLNKRKCLEYLAALRHAKWFQARANGLQSCVIIIRVLRDLCQRVPTWGKMPCWAMELLVEKVISSAAAPLSPGEAMRRVLECISTGILLPEGPGLMDPCEKETTDALRSMTLQAREDITASAQHALRLLAFRQIHKVLGMDSLPASKASARNRKRRRDGSDSGDGEGEGKKDKKEEAESA, from the exons ATGGCTGCAAGCAATTATTTCGGGTTCACGCATGCTGCCGGTCCGCAGTACAG tGCCCAGCCTCCCCCGGCCTATTCCCATCCCTCTACAGCCAGTTACAGCGTGCAGCAGGCTCCAGCCGTGGCTCACGCAGTGACTGCGTCCTATACTGCTGCTCCGGTCCAGGCAGCCAGGCCCGTGGTCACTGCTCCTTACCCCACCTATCAGAGCCACCAGGCGCCCCCTGACTACGCATACAGGCAGCCAGACCCCCCGGCGCCCCCGCagcccaccaccaccccacAGACGTACCAAGTATACCCGGAAACG CAGGACAGCTACAGCTACGGGCGTCCTGCAGCAGTGACCACCTATGACAACAAACAGTACTACCAGACGAGTATAGCTCCAgctcagaggacacacacagacaattacTACCAAACAG GGGTAAAGAGCGCTTACAGTCCAGCACCCTCCACTGTGTACagccagcctcctcctccccagagGCAAGTAACGGCCCTGAAGCCTCTGGCCCCGTCTGTGTCCACCAGCTACAACATCTACCCCGTGTCCACCAGTGTGCAGCAGCCACCAACACCCATTTCATCCTACACCCTCGGCTCCTCCTTCGGCTCCGCTGTTGCGGCCACTACCTACTCGG GCATTAGCTACTCCAGTTATGACTCAACCGGCTACACCTCCACTCCCACCCCCTCCTATTACCAGCCGGCCCAGCAGACTCTCACCCAGccgcagcctcctcctcctcctcagcagcagctgcaacaGACCCAGCCCCCCATCCAGCCACCACCTAAGCAGCTGACGAGCTCTTCCTGGAGCAACTCGGGCAGCAACATGGTGACGGCGCCGACTGTAAACGCCTACAAGAAGCCCCTGTTTCACCAGAGCAAGCTGCAAAGACCCAAAGGGCCTCCGAAGCAGCCCCAGCTCCATTACTGTGACATTTGCAAGATCAGCTGTGCAGGCCCTCAG ACGTACCGGGAGCATCTAGAGGGCCAGAAACATAAGAAAAAAGAGGCAGCCCTGAAATCCGGGGGTCAGTCCGGGGCCAACAACGGGCCAAGGGGGGTCCAGACTCAGTTGCGCTGTGAGCTATGTGACGTCGCCTGCACCGGCGTGGACGCCTACGCCGCACATATCCGTGGGGCCAAACACCAGAAG GTGGTGAAACTTCACACCAAGTTGGGTAAACCTATACCTTCCACTGAGCCAGTGTTGGTGAATTCGGCCCCAGTCGTCACAACATCAACAGCTGGGAAACCTACCGTCTCTACTTCCACTCCTGCTTCTGCCTCAACCACTTCAACTCCTattgtgacacacaaacaggtggCCGTAAACGTCACCGCTAAAACGGCACCAGTCAAGAAACCAGCTCCCTCCAAAATAACTGTTGTTT CCCATAAGCCAGTCAGCGCTCCAGCAGCCGcggtggtggcggcggctcCCAAGGCGGAGGAACCCATACAGCATCCGGTTCAGAGAATGGACCCTCAGAGTGACGATGAGGACTGTGACAGAGCTGGAGGCCAAGGAGACATTCAGCCAGTGGGACACGACTACGTCGAGGAG GTCCGTAACGATGACGGAAAGGTGATTCGATTCCACTGTAAACTGTGTGAGTGCAGTTTCAACGACCCCAACGCCAAAGACATGCACCTGAAAGGCAGAAGGCACCGACTCCAGTACAAG AAGAAAGTCAACCCAGAGCTTCCTGTGGAGATCAAGCCCAGTAACCGGGccaggaagctgcaggagagcaagctgaagaagcagaagcagaaagcGGTgctgaagagacagagagacgatGAGCAGCGCTGGCACATGGAGATGAGGTCAGACTCGTGGCCAAA ACGATATGAGGAGGACATGTactggaggaggatggaggaggagcagatgtACTGGGGGGAGCAAAGACGCAGGATGGCTCCTCCGCCCCTCATGAGCCGCCCTGGCATGCCAGTCCCACCTCTACTG ACGTGTGTGCGTCGGCCAGACTCTCCCGACGACCGCCACATCATGGCGAAACACTCGACCATTTACCCGGTGGAGGAAGAGCTGCAGGCGGTTCAGAGGATTGTCTCGCATTCTGAGAGAGCCCTAAAGCTGGTGTCAGACTTCCTGCTGGAGAAGGAGACTCCGGCTGTTGAAACCGCTGCTgatgagggagaagatgaaaaaag CGCTGAGAGTTCCGGGCGGCTGCTAAAAGGTGTGATGAGGGTGGGTATCCTGGCCAAAGGCCTGCTGCTACGCGGAGACAGAAATGTTGAGCTCATCCTACTGACTGCTAAGAAACCCACCATCTCTTTACTGAAGAATATCGCCAAGCATTTGCCCAAAGAACTAGAG ACATTTTCTGAAGATCAGTATGAGGTGCAGGCTCACCCCGAGGAGGCGAACATCGTGATATTTTCAAGCAAGGAGCCCAAAATGCAGGTGACCATTTCTCTCACCTCGCCGCTGATGAGGGAGGACCCTGCTACTGAGAAGGACAAGCAGGCAGGAGGAAAAACGGCTGAGAAAG GCGTGGCTGAAAAGGACCCGACTGACCTCCTGAACAAGAGGAAATGTCTGGAGTACCTGGCTGCTCTCCGTCACGCCAAATGGTTCCAG GCTCGTGCCAACGGGCTGCAATCATGTGTGATCATCATTCGGGTGCTGAGAGATTTATGTCAGCGGGTTCCTACATGGGGAAAGATGCCCTGCTGG GCGATGGAGCTGTTGGTGGAGAAGGTGATCAGCAGTGCTGCGGCCCCGCTGAGCCCGGGAGAGGCCATGCGCCGAGTCCTGGAGTGCATCTCCACGGGCATCCTGCTACCAG AAGGACCAGGCTTGATGGACCCGTGTGAGAAAGAGACTACAGATGCCTTGAGAAGCATGACGCTTCAAGCCAGAGAGGACATAACTGCCAGCGCACAG CACGCTCTGCGGCTGCTGGCTTTCCGTCAGATCCACAAGGTTCTGGGCATGGACTCGCTGCCGGCGTCCAAGGCCAGCGCCCGCAACCGGAAGCGCAGACGTGACGGCAGCGACTCCGgcgacggggagggggagggcaagAAAGACAAGAAGGAAGAAGCCGAGAGTGCTTAA
- the zfr2 gene encoding zinc finger RNA-binding protein isoform X17 — protein sequence MAASNYFGFTHAAGPQYSAQPPPAYSHPSTASYSVQQAPAVAHAVTASYTAAPVQAARPVVTAPYPTYQSHQAPPDYAYRQPDPPAPPQPTTTPQTYQVYPETQDSYSYGRPAAVTTYDNKQYYQTSIAPAQRTHTDNYYQTVGVKSAYSPAPSTVYSQPPPPQRQVTALKPLAPSVSTSYNIYPVSTSVQQPPTPISSYTLGSSFGSAVAATTYSGISYSSYDSTGYTSTPTPSYYQPAQQTLTQPQPPPPPQQQLQQTQPPIQPPPKQLTSSSWSNSGSNMVTAPTVNAYKKPLFHQSKLQRPKGPPKQPQLHYCDICKISCAGPQTYREHLEGQKHKKKEAALKSGGQSGANNGPRGVQTQLRCELCDVACTGVDAYAAHIRGAKHQKVVKLHTKLGKPIPSTEPVLVNSAPVVTTSTAGKPTVSTSTPASASTTSTPIVTHKQVAVNVTAKTAPVKKPAPSKITVVSHKPVSAPAAAVVAAAPKAEEPIQHPVQRMDPQSDDEDCDRAGGQGDIQPVGHDYVEEVRNDDGKVIRFHCKLCECSFNDPNAKDMHLKGRRHRLQYKKVNPELPVEIKPSNRARKLQESKLKKQKQKAVLKRQRDDEQRWHMEMRRYEEDMYWRRMEEEQMYWGEQRRRMAPPPLMSRPGMPVPPLLTCVRRPDSPDDRHIMAKHSTIYPVEEELQAVQRIVSHSERALKLVSDFLLEKETPAVETAADEGEDEKSAESSGRLLKGVMRVGILAKGLLLRGDRNVELILLTAKKPTISLLKNIAKHLPKELETFSEDQYEVQAHPEEANIVIFSSKEPKMQVTISLTSPLMREDPATEKDKQAGGKTAEKGVAEKDPTDLLNKRKCLEYLAALRHAKWFQARANGLQSCVIIIRVLRDLCQRVPTWGKMPCWAMELLVEKVISSAAAPLSPGEAMRRVLECISTGILLPGPGLMDPCEKETTDALRSMTLQAREDITASAQHALRLLAFRQIHKVLGMDSLPASKASARNRKRRRDGSDSGDGEGEGKKDKKEEAESA from the exons ATGGCTGCAAGCAATTATTTCGGGTTCACGCATGCTGCCGGTCCGCAGTACAG tGCCCAGCCTCCCCCGGCCTATTCCCATCCCTCTACAGCCAGTTACAGCGTGCAGCAGGCTCCAGCCGTGGCTCACGCAGTGACTGCGTCCTATACTGCTGCTCCGGTCCAGGCAGCCAGGCCCGTGGTCACTGCTCCTTACCCCACCTATCAGAGCCACCAGGCGCCCCCTGACTACGCATACAGGCAGCCAGACCCCCCGGCGCCCCCGCagcccaccaccaccccacAGACGTACCAAGTATACCCGGAAACG CAGGACAGCTACAGCTACGGGCGTCCTGCAGCAGTGACCACCTATGACAACAAACAGTACTACCAGACGAGTATAGCTCCAgctcagaggacacacacagacaattacTACCAAACAG TAGGGGTAAAGAGCGCTTACAGTCCAGCACCCTCCACTGTGTACagccagcctcctcctccccagagGCAAGTAACGGCCCTGAAGCCTCTGGCCCCGTCTGTGTCCACCAGCTACAACATCTACCCCGTGTCCACCAGTGTGCAGCAGCCACCAACACCCATTTCATCCTACACCCTCGGCTCCTCCTTCGGCTCCGCTGTTGCGGCCACTACCTACTCGG GCATTAGCTACTCCAGTTATGACTCAACCGGCTACACCTCCACTCCCACCCCCTCCTATTACCAGCCGGCCCAGCAGACTCTCACCCAGccgcagcctcctcctcctcctcagcagcagctgcaacaGACCCAGCCCCCCATCCAGCCACCACCTAAGCAGCTGACGAGCTCTTCCTGGAGCAACTCGGGCAGCAACATGGTGACGGCGCCGACTGTAAACGCCTACAAGAAGCCCCTGTTTCACCAGAGCAAGCTGCAAAGACCCAAAGGGCCTCCGAAGCAGCCCCAGCTCCATTACTGTGACATTTGCAAGATCAGCTGTGCAGGCCCTCAG ACGTACCGGGAGCATCTAGAGGGCCAGAAACATAAGAAAAAAGAGGCAGCCCTGAAATCCGGGGGTCAGTCCGGGGCCAACAACGGGCCAAGGGGGGTCCAGACTCAGTTGCGCTGTGAGCTATGTGACGTCGCCTGCACCGGCGTGGACGCCTACGCCGCACATATCCGTGGGGCCAAACACCAGAAG GTGGTGAAACTTCACACCAAGTTGGGTAAACCTATACCTTCCACTGAGCCAGTGTTGGTGAATTCGGCCCCAGTCGTCACAACATCAACAGCTGGGAAACCTACCGTCTCTACTTCCACTCCTGCTTCTGCCTCAACCACTTCAACTCCTattgtgacacacaaacaggtggCCGTAAACGTCACCGCTAAAACGGCACCAGTCAAGAAACCAGCTCCCTCCAAAATAACTGTTGTTT CCCATAAGCCAGTCAGCGCTCCAGCAGCCGcggtggtggcggcggctcCCAAGGCGGAGGAACCCATACAGCATCCGGTTCAGAGAATGGACCCTCAGAGTGACGATGAGGACTGTGACAGAGCTGGAGGCCAAGGAGACATTCAGCCAGTGGGACACGACTACGTCGAGGAG GTCCGTAACGATGACGGAAAGGTGATTCGATTCCACTGTAAACTGTGTGAGTGCAGTTTCAACGACCCCAACGCCAAAGACATGCACCTGAAAGGCAGAAGGCACCGACTCCAGTACAAG AAAGTCAACCCAGAGCTTCCTGTGGAGATCAAGCCCAGTAACCGGGccaggaagctgcaggagagcaagctgaagaagcagaagcagaaagcGGTgctgaagagacagagagacgatGAGCAGCGCTGGCACATGGAGATGAG ACGATATGAGGAGGACATGTactggaggaggatggaggaggagcagatgtACTGGGGGGAGCAAAGACGCAGGATGGCTCCTCCGCCCCTCATGAGCCGCCCTGGCATGCCAGTCCCACCTCTACTG ACGTGTGTGCGTCGGCCAGACTCTCCCGACGACCGCCACATCATGGCGAAACACTCGACCATTTACCCGGTGGAGGAAGAGCTGCAGGCGGTTCAGAGGATTGTCTCGCATTCTGAGAGAGCCCTAAAGCTGGTGTCAGACTTCCTGCTGGAGAAGGAGACTCCGGCTGTTGAAACCGCTGCTgatgagggagaagatgaaaaaag CGCTGAGAGTTCCGGGCGGCTGCTAAAAGGTGTGATGAGGGTGGGTATCCTGGCCAAAGGCCTGCTGCTACGCGGAGACAGAAATGTTGAGCTCATCCTACTGACTGCTAAGAAACCCACCATCTCTTTACTGAAGAATATCGCCAAGCATTTGCCCAAAGAACTAGAG ACATTTTCTGAAGATCAGTATGAGGTGCAGGCTCACCCCGAGGAGGCGAACATCGTGATATTTTCAAGCAAGGAGCCCAAAATGCAGGTGACCATTTCTCTCACCTCGCCGCTGATGAGGGAGGACCCTGCTACTGAGAAGGACAAGCAGGCAGGAGGAAAAACGGCTGAGAAAG GCGTGGCTGAAAAGGACCCGACTGACCTCCTGAACAAGAGGAAATGTCTGGAGTACCTGGCTGCTCTCCGTCACGCCAAATGGTTCCAG GCTCGTGCCAACGGGCTGCAATCATGTGTGATCATCATTCGGGTGCTGAGAGATTTATGTCAGCGGGTTCCTACATGGGGAAAGATGCCCTGCTGG GCGATGGAGCTGTTGGTGGAGAAGGTGATCAGCAGTGCTGCGGCCCCGCTGAGCCCGGGAGAGGCCATGCGCCGAGTCCTGGAGTGCATCTCCACGGGCATCCTGCTACCAG GACCAGGCTTGATGGACCCGTGTGAGAAAGAGACTACAGATGCCTTGAGAAGCATGACGCTTCAAGCCAGAGAGGACATAACTGCCAGCGCACAG CACGCTCTGCGGCTGCTGGCTTTCCGTCAGATCCACAAGGTTCTGGGCATGGACTCGCTGCCGGCGTCCAAGGCCAGCGCCCGCAACCGGAAGCGCAGACGTGACGGCAGCGACTCCGgcgacggggagggggagggcaagAAAGACAAGAAGGAAGAAGCCGAGAGTGCTTAA
- the zfr2 gene encoding zinc finger RNA-binding protein isoform X9, producing MAASNYFGFTHAAGPQYSAQPPPAYSHPSTASYSVQQAPAVAHAVTASYTAAPVQAARPVVTAPYPTYQSHQAPPDYAYRQPDPPAPPQPTTTPQTYQVYPETQDSYSYGRPAAVTTYDNKQYYQTSIAPAQRTHTDNYYQTVGVKSAYSPAPSTVYSQPPPPQRQVTALKPLAPSVSTSYNIYPVSTSVQQPPTPISSYTLGSSFGSAVAATTYSGISYSSYDSTGYTSTPTPSYYQPAQQTLTQPQPPPPPQQQLQQTQPPIQPPPKQLTSSSWSNSGSNMVTAPTVNAYKKPLFHQSKLQRPKGPPKQPQLHYCDICKISCAGPQTYREHLEGQKHKKKEAALKSGGQSGANNGPRGVQTQLRCELCDVACTGVDAYAAHIRGAKHQKVVKLHTKLGKPIPSTEPVLVNSAPVVTTSTAGKPTVSTSTPASASTTSTPIVTHKQVAVNVTAKTAPVKKPAPSKITVVSHKPVSAPAAAVVAAAPKAEEPIQHPVQRMDPQSDDEDCDRAGGQGDIQPVGHDYVEEVRNDDGKVIRFHCKLCECSFNDPNAKDMHLKGRRHRLQYKKVNPELPVEIKPSNRARKLQESKLKKQKQKAVLKRQRDDEQRWHMEMRSDSWPKRYEEDMYWRRMEEEQMYWGEQRRRMAPPPLMSRPGMPVPPLLTCVRRPDSPDDRHIMAKHSTIYPVEEELQAVQRIVSHSERALKLVSDFLLEKETPAVETAADEGEDEKSAESSGRLLKGVMRVGILAKGLLLRGDRNVELILLTAKKPTISLLKNIAKHLPKELETFSEDQYEVQAHPEEANIVIFSSKEPKMQVTISLTSPLMREDPATEKDKQAGGKTAEKGVAEKDPTDLLNKRKCLEYLAALRHAKWFQARANGLQSCVIIIRVLRDLCQRVPTWGKMPCWAMELLVEKVISSAAAPLSPGEAMRRVLECISTGILLPGPGLMDPCEKETTDALRSMTLQAREDITASAQHALRLLAFRQIHKVLGMDSLPASKASARNRKRRRDGSDSGDGEGEGKKDKKEEAESA from the exons ATGGCTGCAAGCAATTATTTCGGGTTCACGCATGCTGCCGGTCCGCAGTACAG tGCCCAGCCTCCCCCGGCCTATTCCCATCCCTCTACAGCCAGTTACAGCGTGCAGCAGGCTCCAGCCGTGGCTCACGCAGTGACTGCGTCCTATACTGCTGCTCCGGTCCAGGCAGCCAGGCCCGTGGTCACTGCTCCTTACCCCACCTATCAGAGCCACCAGGCGCCCCCTGACTACGCATACAGGCAGCCAGACCCCCCGGCGCCCCCGCagcccaccaccaccccacAGACGTACCAAGTATACCCGGAAACG CAGGACAGCTACAGCTACGGGCGTCCTGCAGCAGTGACCACCTATGACAACAAACAGTACTACCAGACGAGTATAGCTCCAgctcagaggacacacacagacaattacTACCAAACAG TAGGGGTAAAGAGCGCTTACAGTCCAGCACCCTCCACTGTGTACagccagcctcctcctccccagagGCAAGTAACGGCCCTGAAGCCTCTGGCCCCGTCTGTGTCCACCAGCTACAACATCTACCCCGTGTCCACCAGTGTGCAGCAGCCACCAACACCCATTTCATCCTACACCCTCGGCTCCTCCTTCGGCTCCGCTGTTGCGGCCACTACCTACTCGG GCATTAGCTACTCCAGTTATGACTCAACCGGCTACACCTCCACTCCCACCCCCTCCTATTACCAGCCGGCCCAGCAGACTCTCACCCAGccgcagcctcctcctcctcctcagcagcagctgcaacaGACCCAGCCCCCCATCCAGCCACCACCTAAGCAGCTGACGAGCTCTTCCTGGAGCAACTCGGGCAGCAACATGGTGACGGCGCCGACTGTAAACGCCTACAAGAAGCCCCTGTTTCACCAGAGCAAGCTGCAAAGACCCAAAGGGCCTCCGAAGCAGCCCCAGCTCCATTACTGTGACATTTGCAAGATCAGCTGTGCAGGCCCTCAG ACGTACCGGGAGCATCTAGAGGGCCAGAAACATAAGAAAAAAGAGGCAGCCCTGAAATCCGGGGGTCAGTCCGGGGCCAACAACGGGCCAAGGGGGGTCCAGACTCAGTTGCGCTGTGAGCTATGTGACGTCGCCTGCACCGGCGTGGACGCCTACGCCGCACATATCCGTGGGGCCAAACACCAGAAG GTGGTGAAACTTCACACCAAGTTGGGTAAACCTATACCTTCCACTGAGCCAGTGTTGGTGAATTCGGCCCCAGTCGTCACAACATCAACAGCTGGGAAACCTACCGTCTCTACTTCCACTCCTGCTTCTGCCTCAACCACTTCAACTCCTattgtgacacacaaacaggtggCCGTAAACGTCACCGCTAAAACGGCACCAGTCAAGAAACCAGCTCCCTCCAAAATAACTGTTGTTT CCCATAAGCCAGTCAGCGCTCCAGCAGCCGcggtggtggcggcggctcCCAAGGCGGAGGAACCCATACAGCATCCGGTTCAGAGAATGGACCCTCAGAGTGACGATGAGGACTGTGACAGAGCTGGAGGCCAAGGAGACATTCAGCCAGTGGGACACGACTACGTCGAGGAG GTCCGTAACGATGACGGAAAGGTGATTCGATTCCACTGTAAACTGTGTGAGTGCAGTTTCAACGACCCCAACGCCAAAGACATGCACCTGAAAGGCAGAAGGCACCGACTCCAGTACAAG AAAGTCAACCCAGAGCTTCCTGTGGAGATCAAGCCCAGTAACCGGGccaggaagctgcaggagagcaagctgaagaagcagaagcagaaagcGGTgctgaagagacagagagacgatGAGCAGCGCTGGCACATGGAGATGAGGTCAGACTCGTGGCCAAA ACGATATGAGGAGGACATGTactggaggaggatggaggaggagcagatgtACTGGGGGGAGCAAAGACGCAGGATGGCTCCTCCGCCCCTCATGAGCCGCCCTGGCATGCCAGTCCCACCTCTACTG ACGTGTGTGCGTCGGCCAGACTCTCCCGACGACCGCCACATCATGGCGAAACACTCGACCATTTACCCGGTGGAGGAAGAGCTGCAGGCGGTTCAGAGGATTGTCTCGCATTCTGAGAGAGCCCTAAAGCTGGTGTCAGACTTCCTGCTGGAGAAGGAGACTCCGGCTGTTGAAACCGCTGCTgatgagggagaagatgaaaaaag CGCTGAGAGTTCCGGGCGGCTGCTAAAAGGTGTGATGAGGGTGGGTATCCTGGCCAAAGGCCTGCTGCTACGCGGAGACAGAAATGTTGAGCTCATCCTACTGACTGCTAAGAAACCCACCATCTCTTTACTGAAGAATATCGCCAAGCATTTGCCCAAAGAACTAGAG ACATTTTCTGAAGATCAGTATGAGGTGCAGGCTCACCCCGAGGAGGCGAACATCGTGATATTTTCAAGCAAGGAGCCCAAAATGCAGGTGACCATTTCTCTCACCTCGCCGCTGATGAGGGAGGACCCTGCTACTGAGAAGGACAAGCAGGCAGGAGGAAAAACGGCTGAGAAAG GCGTGGCTGAAAAGGACCCGACTGACCTCCTGAACAAGAGGAAATGTCTGGAGTACCTGGCTGCTCTCCGTCACGCCAAATGGTTCCAG GCTCGTGCCAACGGGCTGCAATCATGTGTGATCATCATTCGGGTGCTGAGAGATTTATGTCAGCGGGTTCCTACATGGGGAAAGATGCCCTGCTGG GCGATGGAGCTGTTGGTGGAGAAGGTGATCAGCAGTGCTGCGGCCCCGCTGAGCCCGGGAGAGGCCATGCGCCGAGTCCTGGAGTGCATCTCCACGGGCATCCTGCTACCAG GACCAGGCTTGATGGACCCGTGTGAGAAAGAGACTACAGATGCCTTGAGAAGCATGACGCTTCAAGCCAGAGAGGACATAACTGCCAGCGCACAG CACGCTCTGCGGCTGCTGGCTTTCCGTCAGATCCACAAGGTTCTGGGCATGGACTCGCTGCCGGCGTCCAAGGCCAGCGCCCGCAACCGGAAGCGCAGACGTGACGGCAGCGACTCCGgcgacggggagggggagggcaagAAAGACAAGAAGGAAGAAGCCGAGAGTGCTTAA